The Malus domestica chromosome 10, GDT2T_hap1 nucleotide sequence gtcttcgttgGTGAAGTGGATTGCGTTCTGGGCAGCACAACACATGGCATACTCATGTGGTTGAAGTTTTAAGCCTTCGtctttgctttcttgcacttcgtggtcgtCGGGACTTTCCAAGACCGCTGCTAGTGCTCTTTGCATCTTCTTTGGCAATCGTAGTGCTTCCTCGAttctaaagtgtgttggcaaaCCTTCTTTGGGTGTGAGGGTCTTTTCTTCCTTAGTGGCGATAGCTTTTCGTTTTAAGGGCTATTCCATCTCTACTTCAGCCATGTGATAGGCGACGGGAGTGCATTGATGGAAGAACTCCTTCGGGAAATACTCGTGCAAGGAGAtgggaatgcgtggctcttgcttTATAGGTTCCCCACTGTATGTTGGCTTAACAGCTCTTACGTTTCCTTTGGGCTTCATGTTGTTGTGGCGAATGTGATTTCCTCCTTGTTTCACCTTTGGCTGTGTAACTTGTGGTTTTGGCTTCCTTGTCTTTTTGTAAGTCACTaatgtccatccttcttcatcGTCGGTAAGTGCATTTTGGTCACTTGCCCCCAGTGATGGTTATGCAAAAGGTGTCGTGTGGCTTAAGCATTGACGGGAGTGGTCATGTATCATTTGGAAGGGAACGGGATCGAATGATCCAAACACAATGATGAACTCTTTAAGGATGAAACACTTGCCAACGGGATGACTTACGATATGATGGTACTTGTAATACCTGGGATCGTTAACtcgattcatctcttcagggTGCTTGCATTCCTATAACTTAATCACCTTATTTTCcagcaagtcgtctaacattgcaaccatatctgagtcaggaaaagggtacatCTTTTGCTCCAGCTCCCTCGAGGttttttttgtacctatcttgggtgcaAAAAGGCTCATCTCTCTTATCTCCTTCATTTTGTTCTTCAAGAAGATCTTAACAGGCGCAGATGAGGTTTTAATGGCAGTAATGTTAATAGTAAAAGCTTCCTTAGAGGGCTTATTCCCATGATTGTCCACCTTCGAAGCAAataccttatccttcttgaagtcagAGATTAGCTCCTTTTTTCCAtaatgggcgatgctcaactccatgtcttGGGTGCGGGTGGCTAACTCTTCGAAGGTTTgtggtttgatgccttaaaGGATGTAGTGTAACCTCCATTGCACACCTTGGACGCACATCTCGATCGAGGAGATCTCTGAGAGCCTGTTATTctagtcgaggcttagagtgcgccattggttgatgtagtccacgacaggctcgtccttccattgctttgtgcttgtcagctccagcatgcttacagtGCGGCAGGTATTGTAGAAAcgattgaggaattcccgctccaattgctcccagctgttgatggatttAGGATCTAAGTCCGTGTACCAGTCGAATGCATTCCCTTTGAGGGAGCGAACAAACTGCTTCGCGAGGTAATCTCCTTCCGTCCCcgcattgttgcaagtttcaacaaaatgggcgacgtgctgctttgggtttccctttccatcaaactgcgtgaactttggtggttgataaccctttGGCGTCTTCAGGACATCAATCTTCTTagagtagggctttgagtacaacacGGAGGTATGTGAGCCCCCTTCGTACTGCGTCTTGATAGTGCTGGCAATCATCTCCGGCAACTActagatagagagagatcccatgagcgccgttgcttggtctggctccagcTTCTCTTCCACTTCTCCACcggaggctcctcttcttcgtcGGCTCCTTTCTTTAGTGGATCAACCTTTAGGTCGACTTCCACGTCTTACTACGCCTCTAGTTGGTTGGCCACACCAGAGAGCAGAGACTTGTAATACTTCTTCGGACTTTCCTCCCTTAGCGCACTTAGCGAGGACAGGGTGATCACGGGCTCGCGCCTTTGATGCTTCCCTTTCTTCTTCAACAACACCAACTTTGGAGTGGCATGTTGAAGAGTAGCAATCATCTTCGCCTTGCTCAGGGTTGTGACACCAGTGAATTCCCCACTTGAGGCAGGAGTGTTCAGGCTCATTCCCTTGGTTTCAAGGACGGCTTTTcccttctttgatgccattgattttgAGGTGTGGTTTggatttcttgaacggagaaagagatgagaggtaaatATGGTctcactgggcgtgccaaatttgtaaacacgaataAACCTATGATGAATGGAACAAGAActcgtgtacaaaataatattttgtattaattttggggttacaatctcttttacaatttgatcctctgattctatcttcgTAAGGTGTAGATATATGGATAGGATGTTGATCCAAAAGGTCGTCGGGGCTTGGTCTAGGGATGAACAGTGgtatggatttgttgatgttgttgatccaaagggtcgtcagggcttgatcttaggatgaatggatcttcaaaagctttcggggcttgatcttggtgAACAGTTGTGAACGAATCTTCACGggcctttgggcttgatcttgatgaacgaggatgaacgAATCTTTAAGagcctttgggcttgatcttgatgaacgaggatggacggatcttcaagggccttcgaggcttgatcttaatgaacgatgaatggatcttcaagggccttttggcttgatcttgatgaacaaggaacggatcttcaagggcctttgggcttgatcttgataaacgaggatgaacggatcttcaaaggccttcgatgcttgatcttgatgaacagctgtgtggatttcttcaaggatttgacgaagaacgaagagagctttcttgatccttcaagATTCTTGGGGAATTTTGggaggttggatgcttgaaagctttagagtttctgtttggacccgattttacatcatcggcccaagtaatcaaggccgttgagtaaACATAGCTCCTGACTGTTGGATCAAGAAATAAAGgtcattattaaaagataattatttttaaagttatgatttttatcataattatcttttaataatgattTATTATGAGATATATATCTTGAAGTATGACAGCACAACAGGCGTGTGAATATGTGGATGGGATTGGATTTAATTGACAGCCATCAAGATGCATGCATGGATGAGTTTAAATTATAGGAAACCTAGGTAGACTAGGGTGCTTTTTACTTGGTGATGGATGTGGCAGACTTGCCGTGGGAATGActaatagatatatatatatatatatatatatatatatatatatatatatatatatatatattaattggttGCCGTACATTTTGGCAGTCTGCATGCCATGGGAAAggtgcaatatatatatatttaattggtGGTTGTTTAGGTAAAGGTTATCCAAGTCACGTCAGGAATTTGGAACAGGACTCTACTCGAGAGTCAGGCCGTGCCAAGCAAGTAcatcagcctataaatacagaggcagtgcatcattcaagagacccctgcaaatcaatacaaaattgccctgcacaaactctcaacaacttgagatctttttcctttttctttttcgctgacacatcttccgttggcatcaacagcactgtggaagcaaccggtaataccttaagtcggcatagatagctctgtcaccgtagaattagtcgttctcgcagtatcttccgttggcatcaacagcactgtggcgagagcggttgattacctatccaagtctcggtcgagaagggtttctaaatccttattggtcgaggtcatctcattagccttctcggcgaagtgaggtgttacagttattacattcggcacattgaaagccgaatttgatattgaacttcgtaagaatagtaaccttgtcttcaggttcgagagcccaagaggccgagacgtgttcctttctcggccgcaatcgcaagacgcagaagtcagccgcgcacccaacgcaacatcaacaaaatttactcctctgtcgagctcggccgacgagttggcacgccccgcaatcaccgaaggacgtagttagcctttagattactcggcctgcgtgccacgtaggctttgtagtttctagggtcaacagttTCATAGCTTCAAGGATTTGgggaattctcttccaatttgggagaaGAGAAATGTATATGTGAATTCGTCCcctgaaatgaatgaaattggcttctatttatagaaattttcaaggcctaattttgaatatcatatttagatgaaataaatcatttctgccaagtgttgacatgtgtcctacTTGATGACTTATACgattttttcgatttttcgttGACTCACACGCTaagtgtaaaatttatgtaacacATGAAAAGTGAAATTTTAAtgcattggtcaacatttatttcaccaaaatttcgatgtctacattgacaaacaaaaagaaaagtccTCATAGCGATTAGTGATTCTGTAATTAAGTTTTgctttctttcaaaaaaaaaaggaaaaaaaacagtGAGACACCTTTGGTTAAAGGTTTAGGATTGAGGAAAGAGGAATTGGAAGATGAAGGAGAAAGGCAATCAAATCCAAACAGAAAATAACCTAAAAGTGCAAATATTAATCTTGTTCTCAAGAAATGTATGTTAGACAAGAAACAATATCACGTCAGAATATATGCATACGCATACATATATGTAAATGTATGGGTAatactagggagactaaatttgaagacaaaatttgtaaactaaatgatgtgccACTAATAGAATgggcacgtttatcaacgcttaagtaataatccaatcatcaacttccatgtcatttagtttacaaaatttcgtttacaaatttagtctccctagcattatccatgtgtatgtatgtgtgtgtgttggtcGTTTGAGCTAGCGTTCGTAAGCTATTTTCAATGGCAAGGGAatcaaattgaagatcaaacttgTATAAACATATATGACAACATAATTTCTTCTTTACACACAAGTTCTTCCAACTTGAAAGGGAAGATAAGATGTAATTGGCAACAGTTacacatatataagtgaaataTCCTATGACGTTTCGAAAGAAAGAAATTCTTATCAGGAAACAAGTGCATCAAACACCGATTATTTAAGCATTCGCCATTTTATGCCTAGTGGACTTGACCCTTGTCGTCGCCATCAACTTGCTTAGCTTTCTGAAGCAAGGCATTTGCTTCTCTCCACTTATGGTATTTACCAAACAATACCTCCATATCTTCAAGGGTTCGGCCCTGTGTCTCTGGGTACAACATATAAAAGAAGACCCAACCAACCGCAGCAATTCCCGCGTAAAGAAAGAAGGCTCCCCCAATCGTGATGGCCTTATACAATGAAATAAAAGTCATGGAGATGACCCCACTCGTCACCCTATTTACGGCCACTCCCATACTACACCCTTGCGCGCGCAGCTGCAGTGGGAAGATCTCGGAGCTGTAGACCCATGTAATCGGCCCCAGCCCGATGGAGAAAAACGCAACGTTAAGTAATACCATGGTGATGCACAACACGATGGCCCACATGATCTTTCCGTGCTGTTGATCAACGATCGTAAGGCTTGCACCGAGACAGCTAAGTGAAAATACCATTCCAGCCACGCTAGTCAAAAGCAAAGGACGCCTTCCAAACTTATCAAGGAAAACCGTGGCGACTAAGATGCAAATAGTCTTGACAACTCCAACAGCCACCGTTGCGAGCAGCTTGTGATCGTAGGAGGTGATTCCTGCCTTTTCGAAGATCCTGGGGCTGTACAAAACGACAGAGTCTATACCTGACGATTGTTCAAAGAAGTGGATACCAAGAGCTGCGATTAAAATATGGCGAACGGCTGGTGTGGGATGAAGGAGCAATTCTTTCCACACGCCTTCACCGTGGCTGCGTTTAGATACCTGAACAACGTCGTCGTTGGACTCTTTGGGGATTCCTGCGGCTTCTTTGATGTCATCTAGTCTGAGCTGACACTCTTCTATGGATTCTGAGGTTTTTTGTAGAACTCGCTTGGCGTCTCCAAGTCGCCCTTGCATGACGAGCCAACGAGGTGACTCGGGCATGGCTAAGACACCGACGGCAAGAATAACAGATGGAAATGCGCCGACACCGAGCATGATCCTCCAGTTCAAGTGAATGGGGAGCTTGGAGAAGGCATAGTTGGATACGTACCCCAGTAATATGCCAATATTAACAAACACCTACAcatttgcaaaacaaatcgaATCCATAAATATGAAGCAGatctttgaagaaaaaagattCACGTGAAATGTTTGAGGTCTGCACCTTTTTATCTGTCCAACCTCACAGCAAACATAAATTTTACCTTTTAACAGTGTAGTATGATGTTCACAACATAAAATTCAAACTTGTTACAGTAATACTATGtcattatattttatttactaACCTGAACATTATTATATGATATTGGAGTGTAAACTTTGATTACTATAGTGTAATCTCACATTTCTTGTAATTCAGACGTTTAATGTTAATTTCAAGTTGCAACACAATTAAACGTGAAGGCAAGGAGCCCAAAAATGAATAATGATTATAATATTCTATGAAGTTTATTAACAATAACTTAATTAGCATTACCCataaataaatgtctacttGAAAAATACATAATCGTATTGGAATACATAATGCAAAATAGAATGATATATAAATTATGAAGTGTTggaacatattgaaaatattGTGAATAAGCATATAATTAGTATTTATCGAAGAATCCAACAAGTCtcttataatttattaaaaaaaaatgtaaaatagaagttatctattttttgtctatATGAGAGTCGTGACTTATGCGGTCATCTAggcacatttttttattttttaaacctcTAGAAATTAATCGTGGCAATGGTCAACAATGCTTAAGTGGGACATTTTAGAACATTGATATATAGTGTTTCCAATGATTTTTTGACAAACGCTTCTGAGACTTTATTATATGATAACATAATATTGTAATGTGACAAACCTCGGGAAAAGATGTGAGGAAGCCACGAAACGAGGCCGGAGAGATCTCGGCAGTGTAGACGGGAGCTATCATAAGAGCGTAGCCAACTCCAACTCCGGCAACAAATCGCCCGAACATGAGGAAGGCGTAGTTAGGGGCAAAGCCCATGAGGAGAGCTCCAATAAAGAAGATTGTTCCGGCAAGTACTATGGTGTACCGGCGTCCAATCCAGTCGGAGGTTCTACCAGCCAAGGCGGAGCCAATAAGGGAGTAGAGGTTCAAAGTACCGTTCATAATTTCGACTTGAACATCACTGATTTTGAGGTTTTCTTTAATGAAGAGTGACGCTCCACTCATTACACCAATATCTGTACATAAAAGTGGAACAAACATGCATTCCATGTGAAGATAACTTTCTTTCAAAGTAGAAAAGTactaaaaatttcaaaagaaaaaaattacaacTTTAAATTTTCTTCTCTAGTGTTCtttaaagtagaaaaaaaaggtaaagcTGTTTTTAAAAGTTTCTCCAAATTAGTCAATAAGCACTCTTCTCGTTTATCTAGCTTGTTTCATAAGATATATGTTTTTAGGGAACTACAGAAGAATATTCGACAATTACCATAACCAAGTAAGATTGAAGTCATTGAAGCCAAAACGCCACAGGCAATGGCAAACTTCTTTGTCTTGGCTTTCTTTGGGGGATCAAAGTCTGCGATACTCGTGTTTTGGGCTTGGCCGGTGATGGTCTTATCTTCAGCTCTCCGGTCAGTCATCTCCATCTTTAATGATAGACgtagaataaaataaatagagaGATAGGTAAataaaggggagagagagagagagcgagagagagagagggagagaggggggGAGAGAGATCAGTTATATTTAGAGAGCAATAGAAAGATCACTTATCATAGAGAGAAACAGAAAGTTACTTATCAAAGAGAGAACTACATATTGCTTGAGCTACAAGTGGAGTTCTGTTTATATAGATTTTATCCATTGGTCGAAATACTGTTGATTGGCAAAACAAACACCACTTTTCATTTGTTACATAGCACGTACTGTGACAGTATACCTGTACTATATAAGTCCATCCTCATTTGTGAGCCGATCCGGGATAGGAATGTGTTATTGTCGAAGAACATAATAATCTGGCCAGTTCTTTACCATCCAATCAGGTCACGACAAGCAAAACGTTATCTTTACCTGGTAAGAATCACGCTACTAATTGATTACATCGAATAAGAATCCACAAAGTAGCAAAATCTGTTGGATAATGAATATGGTTCCCTAATTAAAGCCGTCTACAGAGTTCGCTCACTACACGCCAAAACTATGGTAACAATTGCGTTAACTTCTTTTCATTGGTAATAAATTACCAAAAGTTAACTAAACTAGTACGTGCGATTTGGTTTCGTTCAACTTCCAAAAGTCTTGAGTTAAAACCATGTCAAACTGAAATGTAACTCTCGGTGATTGGTTTGACCTTCAGTGTGCCATATTAAACTATGAACATTATCTAAGAATGGATATAATTTTCCATATCCATTCTTAGGTaatgagagaaaataaaaaataagatgagataaaataaattaatgtcATTTAAAATGAAGACCTACATATGATTGGTTTAGAAAATCGGATGGAAATTGATCTCAAAACCAAATCGCACGCTACAGAGATTGGTTTGGTTTAGTTGTGGATATGTGGTCTACTAGCTAGTTTGAGGtctaaaccaaaataactccaTATGTAAAATCTTATTACTTTGACATGTGGTTTAGGTCCTAAACTGAACCAAATTGTACCGTGCACACCCCTACTCCAAATAGTTTGAAAATCACTTCAAGTTAgtgattttatataattttttttggtcaaatggtAATattattagaaagaaaaaagtcaATAGCCACTTACAACATGATTATGTAATAACTAAAACAATTTAACCCAAGAAAACAGGAACAGACAAAGGCGGCCAAGCGAATTAAACAAACAGATGAGAAAGCAGTTCCAATGGTTAATGGAGCCATTTTATAGGACCACTAGTGATTGAGCCATGGCACAGGTCCCTGGTTAATATGAAACTCTAAAGTAACCTGagttgattttatttttctttaaggATTGAGGTCCTAGTCCCTGCATAAAGCGGGagtcttgtgcactgggtacgacctttttttttattgaggtcCCAGTCGTAAAGCAAATCATTAAATCTCCATTACGTAGGCCGGCAACATTCTTCATTGGTTCTCCATCGATAGTTCCTCATCTGAGTTTGGACAACTGCAGAAAGGGAATTGATAGTTGAAAGTTTAACTTCAGTTCAATGAAATAAAGTATCGTTGCTATTGGCTTTGGCATCATATATAAAAGCCTGCCCCTTGGTACCAAAGGCCAAGTTTTCACCTTGATGTCGGAAGTTCTCCTTTTGTGAAGAGCACTCTTGTTTGGCCTTTGTGGCTTTATGAAGTCTTTTATTCTTTTAGTACAAAAACGATATTACAACCCTAAATATTAAATTGTGGAAAATGAGGTTTTAAACTTGAGACATAGTGAGTGAAAAAGAAACAGTCTAAGGAGATTTCACCCCACCTATAAGTATCAAGatcaaagaaataataatatttcCAGTTGTACGTACCatgccttttttttatttgactttcagaTCATATTCTTATAACTACGCTTTTGAGGTAGGGTTGGGAGTGGTAGGTTTAATATTCCATATTCTCTCGTAAGATAATAAAAGTAGAAACAAATTGTTACTCTGCTACTACTATGACATTGTGATACCTTCACCTAATAATTTAATGACAAAGATCATTGGTTTCTCACATGCTTTGAAATATTTGCGTATGATTTAGGTAATTTTCTTGTGAATCACGTAATTGACCTTGTGAGAGAAAATATAAACAGATAAGAGAGAAAGTACATTTCGGAAGAAGACTCTAACAGCCCcttattcaaaaataaaataaaattcaagtaCATTAATTGTCtctcttctttgtttttatGAATATTGGTTTTTAGATGTGTGTGAGCACATATCAATagacttttgtttattttcattttaccCTTATCCAATACAGAATTTTTGTTTGGCATGAAATttcatttcctttttgttttgatCCCTTAAAAATGAAGCAGTTGTGGTATTAACTTTTTTACTAAGGATAATTTTGggttattaaaatatttaacaGTGAAGCCTTATCAGACATGCGTTATTTTAGTGATGTTTAGTGGAATATTGGCATTGTCAAAGGAAGAAATGAGTACAAAGATACTTTAGCTGAaattaaagaagaagaatagaAAGTTAAAAACAGTAGAGTCGTGCGTATAATTTAAAGGAAATCATCATTAATCGCACCACGCGAAACCCCCACTTCTCCACTTAGTCCCCACGAATTTGAACTCCAACTCTTGATGAACACGACCAAATCAAAAGTAGCTCAATGCCGGCAAAATTTTCTTCTTAAGTGAGGGTTGCAATCATTTTCATGAGGGTGGTATGTCTTAACCTCGAATGCCACTTTTGCTACAGTGATTTAGCGCAGAGTATTGTTGgtcctacaaattacacaatTTATGTGGCACACAGACCGAACAACTAAGAAgttaattaagttttttttatgattaattgtTGATGCGGGTTTGCCAATTTTCTACCGAGTTCGGTTGGACGAATATTTCTAAATGTGGTGAATGTGGTGGATCGTGCACCGACTCCTGAATCAAGTGACTTTGGGTGAGGAAGGAACACCCTCATTTTTTAGCACCATGAAGTTTTGGATCTTGTGCACCGGGTTCAACAGCCTTGACTATATTGGTGAGAATATAGGTCCGCTGAATCGGTATCAAATTTTAGGGACAAAGACGCTCAAAGgaaatgagtgttttattataAAAGGGGTTGGACAATCTAAATGTCAAATGCTGAACGTGACCTCTTTCCGCGAAGGCTAATAAAGTGACCTCTTTCAGTGAAAGAATCAAAGACACTTCGCTGAATATTCACTTGAGCTTGAGAATCTCGTCGTCTAACCAGGCAATCAAGACTGTTAATCCAAACTAATTCTACAACTCCGGTGTCGTCTAACCAGGTTGTTGTCTTTCCTGGTTGCCTATGGAAAACCTCATCTAACCCGGCAATGGTTGTCTGTTGGCTGCAAACCCAAATCTATGTAACTAGACCGTATTCATGCTGACAGTTAGTAAAACAGTTAGTGTTTTTCTCAAAATGGATTAGAGGGTTTGCTAGAGCATTGACTTGTGTGTTGAGTTCCACCGAAAATGCCATATTTTATAGGCAATTATCTGGTGTTTGTCAAGACTTATCCTAAAATTCAACGGCAATGCATGTTAGCCATGTATTCAGTCAAAACCACGTGAAACCAACATCCTCTTAACGGTACGGCTCTTTAGAACAGTTGCATGCATCAGCCAATTAGAAAGTTTATGCTTTGATGCACCACTGATTCCATATTAACACCACAATTATAAACCGCTTCCAAACAATCCCATCCAACTCAATTTGAGTTATACCAATATGTTTAAATCAAATGTGATTGTATTCAAATATCCTGTCCAAGTAACTGTTAATAAAATATCAAAGATAATTTCAATTATTCGGAAGCTAAATTTATGGTTatcaaaattattataataaaaaataattgaaaatcacCTTAATCTTTCATTCATCTAACAACTTAAAGTATATGGTCCGAGCGTGTGTAAAACTGGGCACCAATCAGTACATACATTTGTGAAAGATGGCAAACTAACCTAACTTCGCCCACTACCAATTGGTGAAAAGCATGATTCCACTAAATCACAACTTTGGTAGGTGTCAAATTCCTGGACACAGTGCATGCTTCTTAGGGCAAAGAACATGTGCTTGCATGCTTTGCTTGCTGTCTAATCAGATGCCCATGATGTTCTTGGGAAAATGTGACttgatttatattctagcaGCACCGAATTATTATATCACCATGTGTACAACAATATGTGAATCTATATGGACATAAATGATTTTTCTACATTATCATTCTTTCtgcacatttaaaaaaaaaaataaaaacaaaaatatctagaaaaacagaaaaagaaaaatagtgtgTGAAAATTATTTTAACAAGTCGTGTAAATTTATTACTAAAGTCTGGGTGGGAAACTTTAGCTTGACATCAAACATAAGTGGTGGTTCTCGcatgaagcacttcaagtgcttttataacttaaaatcattttctttaaacgcattttcattcattttaaaagcactttcaaacaaGTTATACATAACTTTTTACTAGCACTGTCAGATCCATTAAGGGGCAAggggggtcagctgaccccccGAACTTCGATGAACGTCCATAGATACCTTAGATGCTGACCCTCcgaacttcggtgaatgtcCATGGATACCTTGAGTGTTGCCCTTTAGAAGATTAGAGTTGGCTTCATACTTGCCCTCCAACTGACTTCAGGCCTACCAAAACCTGATGAATGTCCATGAATACCTTGGGTGCTACCACTTGCATACATTAACATGTCTGTAGTATGCATTTTCAGATAACTTTAGGCCTACCAAAACTCGATGAAATGGCAATATACATGCTATTTCTGGTATAAAAAACCATTTCGCGTTGCGCACGCTATTCTTACTGACCCCTCTAATATTATTTCCTAGATTCGCCACTATTTACTAGTAACTGTTGAGGGAGAGAGGAGTGCGGcaagcaagagagagagagagagagagagagagagaaaaagagagtttGGTGTAATTTTAAGGTGTATATTACCTCACCTCATTGTGCCTCAATTTATCATAGTAGGGAAGGTAAGTTCCTTACCTAATAGGTATTACAACTTAAACATGATACtatgtaaaaaatatagtagaATCCCGTAATGATTTCCTAAGATTTACGcaatcacattcctaacctAATTAAGACAACAAcaattccttcattttttttattttttagttttaattttctgtTACATGAGATAAATTATGGTGGGAGAGATGATCTAGATGAGTAAATATATATGGAATGATACACAAATAAAACATCACATAAGTTTAGCTTATGAGGTCGTTGGAACAACAGACGAATGCGAATcttgtgggaccatgattttccaagACTGGAATAAGGCAGACCGGAATACAAGTACCTCAAAAGTTCGATCATGGACTCAACATCTTCGAGCGTAGTTGGATTAACAGAGTAGTGGTGCCACCATCA carries:
- the SOT2 gene encoding polyol transporter 5-like, whose amino-acid sequence is MTSILLGYDIGVMSGASLFIKENLKISDVQVEIMNGTLNLYSLIGSALAGRTSDWIGRRYTIVLAGTIFFIGALLMGFAPNYAFLMFGRFVAGVGVGYALMIAPVYTAEISPASFRGFLTSFPEVFVNIGILLGYVSNYAFSKLPIHLNWRIMLGVGAFPSVILAVGVLAMPESPRWLVMQGRLGDAKRVLQKTSESIEECQLRLDDIKEAAGIPKESNDDVVQVSKRSHGEGVWKELLLHPTPAVRHILIAALGIHFFEQSSGIDSVVLYSPRIFEKAGITSYDHKLLATVAVGVVKTICILVATVFLDKFGRRPLLLTSVAGMVFSLSCLGASLTIVDQQHGKIMWAIVLCITMVLLNVAFFSIGLGPITWVYSSEIFPLQLRAQGCSMGVAVNRVTSGVISMTFISLYKAITIGGAFFLYAGIAAVGWVFFYMLYPETQGRTLEDMEVLFGKYHKWREANALLQKAKQVDGDDKGQVH